Within Sporosarcina sp. PTS2304, the genomic segment CATTGAACCGATTTTGACAATGCTCAATCACCTAGAAAAACTGCATATGAGCTTGCTCCGTCTGTCCAACGACAAGACCGCACTGCTGAAAAGTGGAGATATCGACGGGATTGACCAACTGTTGAAAGAGGAGCAAGCCCACTTAGCGGCCATTGTGCAAATGGATCAAAAGCGCGTGCACGCAGTCAAGCAGTACTTAACTGAACAAGGAAGTCCAGTACCTGCCGAACCAACGATGACGCAACTGATCGAGCTAGCCGACGAACCGGACAAAGAACCGTTAGCAGAGGCGAGGGAACGTCTCCTGCATGCGATTCATGAGTTGAAACGGCAGAACGAACTCAACCAACAAATGACGTACCAATCGCTTCAATTTGTGAATCTATCGCTGGACATGATCCGTCCGCGTCCGGAAACCGTCAACTACTCGAAAAACGAAGTACAAGGGCAGTCACCAGGAGCGAAGCCAAAACTCTCCTCGTTCGACTCTCAAGCTTAAGGAGGCCACACTATGCGTTCGACATTTATGGGATTAGAAACGAGCAAACGCGGATTGTATACACAGCAATCCGCTCTTTATACGACAGGGCATAATATCGGAAATGCCAATACAGAAGGCTACTCGAGACAACGTGTCAACATGCAAGCGACGTCAGGCTTCCCGGGAATCGGCTTAAACGCTGGAACGACACCAGGATTTCTCGGAACCGGTGTAGAAGCGGGCTCGATCCAACGAATTCGTGACACGTTCGTTGACCATCAATACCGTAGCGAAGCGAATAAGCTAGGCTACTGGGAATCACGCACAAAAGCGATTGCACAAATGGAAGACGTCTTAGCAGAGCCTTCCGAATATGGACTGCAACAATCACTAAGCGACTTATGGCAATCCCTGCAAACACTCGCGACGAGCCCTGAAAATGGCGGAGCGCGCGCAGTAGTCGTAGAGCGTGGAGTTGCGATATCCGATTCATTTGGCTACATCCATAAATCACTATCTGAAATTAGAAACAACCATGCAGACGAAATCGAATTTACTGCGAACGACATCAATTCCATATTAGAACAGATCAGCAGCTTGAACCGTCAAATTGCGGACGTAGAACCGAACGGCTACTTGCCGAATGATTTATACGACGCGCGAGACGGTTTACTAGATAAATTGTCTAGCTATGTTCCGATTGATGTCAGTTATGAAAAGACAGGTGGACGTGCCTTAGCGATCGCGGAAGGTACGGTAACGATCAATATTAAAACAACAGGTGCCCCGATTACGGTATTGCAGAAGCTAGAATACTCTACCGTGACAGTAGACGGTACGAATGCAGACGGCAAACTACCTGATTTCATTACAGGATTTACATTTAACGGTTCACCTGCGACAAATACTGGCGATGGAAAGTTGCCGATAGACAATATGGTGAAAAGCGGAGAATTGAGATCACTTGTCGAGTCGTACGGCTATTTAGACGCTGGAACACCGAAGGGTCTATATCCTGATATGCTAGCAAAACTAGATAAAATGGCTGAGGAATTTACGACAGAGTTCAATAAAATTCATATGGGCGGATCTGCGGGAACTCCTCCATACGCAACAGATTTGGAAGGGAACCAAGGGGAAGCGTTCTTTATATCAAAAGATGGCGGTCCGATTACAGCGAGTAATATGATCGTCAACCCGACATTGGTTGAAAATCCAAACAAAGTGGCGGCTTCAACGTCAGAGCCAGGCAAACCAGCAGAAATCGGTAACGGAGAAAACGCTAAAAAATTAGCAGATGCTTTGTTTACGAAATTACCCGGTCTTGGCGGTTCAAGTGTCCAGACGTACTTTTCGCAAGCGATTGGTGAGCTTGGGGTAGCTGGACAGCAAGCAGTGAAAATGACGGAGAATACAGCTACGTTAATGCTGGCGGTCTCTAATCGTCGTGACTCGATCAGTTCGGTGTCACTCGACGAAGAAATGACTGACATGATTCGCTTCCAGCAAGCATACAACGCATCTGCCCGCATGATTACGGTAATGGACGAAGCAATCGATAAAATTGTCAATGGAATGGGACTAGTCGGTAGATAAGTAAGGAGGAATCTTCATGCGCGTAACACAATCAATGCTGTCGCAAAATATGTTGCGAAACTTATCAAGCAGCTATACAAAAATGGGAAAACTACAAGAACAACTAAATACAGGGAAAAAAGTAAATCGCCCGTCTGATGATCCAGTCGTCGTCATGAAAGGATTAGGCTACGGTATGCAAGTAGACAAAGTCGCTCAATTCCAAAAGAACTTAGGTGAAGTAAATAACTGGCTCGATAGCTCAGATGACGCGCTTGA encodes:
- a CDS encoding flagellar protein FlgN translates to MSIEPILTMLNHLEKLHMSLLRLSNDKTALLKSGDIDGIDQLLKEEQAHLAAIVQMDQKRVHAVKQYLTEQGSPVPAEPTMTQLIELADEPDKEPLAEARERLLHAIHELKRQNELNQQMTYQSLQFVNLSLDMIRPRPETVNYSKNEVQGQSPGAKPKLSSFDSQA
- the flgK gene encoding flagellar hook-associated protein FlgK, which translates into the protein MRSTFMGLETSKRGLYTQQSALYTTGHNIGNANTEGYSRQRVNMQATSGFPGIGLNAGTTPGFLGTGVEAGSIQRIRDTFVDHQYRSEANKLGYWESRTKAIAQMEDVLAEPSEYGLQQSLSDLWQSLQTLATSPENGGARAVVVERGVAISDSFGYIHKSLSEIRNNHADEIEFTANDINSILEQISSLNRQIADVEPNGYLPNDLYDARDGLLDKLSSYVPIDVSYEKTGGRALAIAEGTVTINIKTTGAPITVLQKLEYSTVTVDGTNADGKLPDFITGFTFNGSPATNTGDGKLPIDNMVKSGELRSLVESYGYLDAGTPKGLYPDMLAKLDKMAEEFTTEFNKIHMGGSAGTPPYATDLEGNQGEAFFISKDGGPITASNMIVNPTLVENPNKVAASTSEPGKPAEIGNGENAKKLADALFTKLPGLGGSSVQTYFSQAIGELGVAGQQAVKMTENTATLMLAVSNRRDSISSVSLDEEMTDMIRFQQAYNASARMITVMDEAIDKIVNGMGLVGR